A stretch of the Ostrea edulis chromosome 9, xbOstEdul1.1, whole genome shotgun sequence genome encodes the following:
- the LOC125660222 gene encoding uncharacterized protein LOC125660222 — protein sequence MHCFVIALMVLIVSIEGATYKKRESLDAHKTNRIVRGTKGSTESDVLDLMFQFGDSNKDNRLDEREVRKLFCGKEFAASINDIIIAIMSRDSNKSNGIDLQEWRSIQFSKTELETFQASPYITILA from the exons ATGCACTGCTTTGTGATTGCTCTTATGGTTTTGATAGTTTCTATCGAGGGTGCGACTTACAAGAAAAGAGAGAGTCTTGATGCACACAAAACG AACCGCATAGTGAGAGGCACAAAGGGTAGCACAGAATCTGATGTCCTTGACCTGATGTTCCAGTTCGGGGACAGCAATAAGGACAACAGGCTGGACGAGAGAGAGGTCCGGAAGTTGTTTTGTGGGAAAGAGTTCGCTGCCTCTATCAACGACATCATCATTGCCATAATGTCACGTGACTCTAACAAAAGCAATGGCATAGACCTGCAAG AATGGCGATCCATCCAGTTCTCCAAGACTGAATTAGAGACGTTTCAAGCTTCTCCTTACATCACCATCCTTGCCTAA
- the LOC125660223 gene encoding uncharacterized protein LOC125660223 — MLTRTVIVLFVATLTLSCFCNCLTFPNRHFKSDKNAIIHREMADDLKEEEKHTEHAHEEEKRTEHVHEEEKRTEHAHGIVFFFGDLDRNGELTEVELRRLFSGRVFASHLEDLIRVLMSRDLDKSQSLDVNEWEDIESMSRSELAMMLLSIG, encoded by the exons ATGCTGACTAGGACAGTGATCGTCTTGTTTGTCGCTACTCTCACCCTGAGCTGTTTCTGTAACTGTTTAACATTTCCAAACAGACACTTTAAATCGGACAAAAATGCCATTATTCACAGAGAAATG GCTGATGATctaaaagaagaagaaaaacacaCTGAACACGCTCATGAAGAAGAAAAACGCACTGAACACGTTCATGAAGAAGAAAAACGCACTGAACACGCTCATGGAATCGTCTTCTTCTTTGGAGATTTGGACAGAAACGGGGAATTGACAGAGGTGGAGCTCAGGAGACTGTTTTCCGGAAGAGTTTTCGCTTCCCATCTCGAAGACCTCATCCGGGTTCTTATGTCACGTGACTTGGACAAAAGTCAATCTTTGGATGTTAATG AATGGGAAGACATAGAGTCGATGTCGAGATCAGAACTGGCCATGATGCTGCTCTCAATTGGATAA